The following proteins are encoded in a genomic region of Vulpes vulpes isolate BD-2025 chromosome X, VulVul3, whole genome shotgun sequence:
- the ARMCX4 gene encoding armadillo repeat-containing X-linked protein 4 isoform X3 — protein MEAMAGVQNQTLATSEAMVGMKTETSPKAKTGAKTEAGGRAGAEVEITTTVKARPKAISQAKTMAEAEAEAETQSEAKAVIRTVDMTEAMALAEDQVKAGEVAMKEAVTQTDSEAGRVVKKEAVTQTKDKAWAPVARAETKKEVTTQTKVEPRILAEKETNRVMVTQSEALGLIREVAKMGAVNKTGIVAETKERALEGTVSMVKSQSEARPGNIVDAKGNPNTVSRAEVGVDMRFCAPSQAVTKIQVTNMLGSGVEVKGNHKTGSWAESRADTRVSVQPQIIAKTEAEAMLGAKVDSGGNTNAMCKARAGADMRISTQPQTVAKKQAEAVFGARVDDKGNTNVTSKAMTGANMRATAQTQAIASAQAKAMPDARVKGRGNCNAMSITGARANLKANSQAEALPDARIKTRDNANAMSKMGAGTDVELCTQPQTLATVQVDALPDGGIKAKGSAHTMSKEGLGTDTKAQSQAATKSQVETLPGTRGKARRKAKSKCKAGVGIEMKMCVQPQVGTKTQDDALPDSRVDGESDPSAISRSGAKAEPKTCGQPQTMANSQGEALLGVKNKVRSNPNAMPKSGTGPDAMGSAQLHAMTNFQVEASPNTKKNVRVSPNAMSKIGTGPDSVCSAQPKTDTTGFAQPQTEASFQDEALSGTKNKVKDNSSVLSKTGVGPDTVGSAQLQVMANVQGEVLSDTKNKVKDNPNAVSKAGTGPDAMCSVQGETDTTSSAQPQAVANSQGEALPGTKKKVRGKSNAVSKAGAGPGTVNSAQLQAVANSQGEVVSGTKNKARGNPSAVSKAEARADSMGSAQPQTDTTDSAQSLAVANSQGKALPRIKNKVKGRSDAVSKTGDRPDTVGSAQLQAVANSQGEALSGNKTKVRGNPNVVSKTGTGSDAMCSAQDETNIIGFAPPQAVAGAQGEVSSGTKNKVRGNPSALSKAETRADALGSSQPQTDTTDSAQSLAMANSQGEALSSIKNKVRCNPNALSKAGTGPDTVGSAQLHAVATSQCKALPGMKNKVSSNSNAVSTVEARTDTISFAQLQVESNSQGEALPGTKSKVRCNLSTVSKADTGPDTVGSAQPHTVTNFQGEASSGTKSKVRGNSNVISKAEARGDITGSAWPKALATFQGEVLPCTENVRGNPSTVSKAEIQTDTMGSSQPQTDTTGSVQPLAVANSQHEVLADTKGKVKGNPSDVSKAGIGPDTVDSAQPQAVANSQGEALPGVKNKVRGNPNAMSKVEARANTTSFAQAQAVSDSQGETLSGARNKVQGNASAVSKAGTGPNIMCSTQPQTDITGTTQPQAMSNSQGEVLLGARNKVRDNLNAVFKVGAGQDTVGSFSPQAVAVSQSEALLGARSKIRGNANAESKVEAGAHMTASGQPQSVAHSQSKIMSEKKDKAVPKSEAEATGDEAYAKPKAETMATPESGGGTGTQAYRKTRPRVHDYYWSEIGIEDWIASERWIKFRFQARDGYWENSMSWADDENEVSIESWSGAGDKSDMRSWAGAKAVNEVGFPSWAAAGNQACGGLWFGSQATEESWARSKAIGGSLLEAEDMAIGGSWASTGNETIGEPWAGGQASGVSWTGEHTIGGSWTGAEEQASGRSQDGAGIQANGGSWAEARAGSVASIGYWPGDTDQASAGYWVGTGDLYGESKPRFEDQASENVSWAGADGQSRGGSRLGPEDQSGKKSWSDTADQVTGGSRLRPVDQSGGGSWARTGEQAKKGSRPGLVDQSNVESWASTGNQASGGVWVGTMEQSSRGSWAGTGDQSGGESKPKFEDLANVEASLARAGSQAGGGPMLGPEDQSSGRSWADSRDQANGGIWAVPGDQADGGTKPRFEEQASGRGSWTDNEGQAGGGPKLGPKDQSIGDSHPGTRDQASEECRLGPEDQSNGWFCACSESQANARGSWGGAGGQAVGGSRLGHMNPSGGGSWADSGSQVSGSSWAGAGDQASSCPKPGIEDQASGGGFWSGAEDQAVGGSNPGPTNQSSGGSWSGTGSQASGRSWARAGDQADSCFKSGFQDAASGEGSQAGTGGQASGKTWAGSKTGNEASRGSRLGPENQASGGPWARTGDHQASVRPQISADMEANERSWFGTGSETSTESWFRRGEEAGIVSKPGGKNEASIESRSGAEEKAIISSRFGAENKVNIGSWIRSEEAACMDSCVGAGAEAGAGTEVRKESWLWDGDAATTGSRLGAEEEPCMGSWTVDEDVDEDELSRASSPDIEEISLRSLFWAESEKSNEYRSKRERNGSFECGAGDKVSTKNKLEAPTTGGVDERSWFWNGNENRSEGKSAPKTKAKKSAESRGTYPSMVPGAGMGSWAGAMIWTEMKFPHPDEPCFPPEDELRKQMRCEEKTQPCTCRCKREANMDPRELEKLICMIEMTEDPSIHEIANNALYNSPEYPFSHEVIRNAGRISIIESLLNNPYPSVRQKALNALNNISVAAENHRKVKTYLNQVCEDTVTYPLNSNVQLAGLRLIKHLTIISEYQHMVTNYISEFLRLLTVGSGETKDHILGMLLNFSKNPSMTKDLLIANAPTSLINIFNKKETKENILNALSLFENINYHFKRRAKVFTQDKFSKNSLYFIFQRPKACAKKLRVLAAEYSDPEVKERVELLLSKL, from the coding sequence TGACTCTGAGGCTGGGAGAGTAGTCAAGAAAGAGGCTGTGACCCAGACCAAGGATAAAGCTTGGGCACCAGTTGCCAGGGCAGAGACCAAGAAAGAAGTAACGACCCAGACCAAAGTGGAGCCTCGTATACTGGCTGAAAAAGAGACGAACAGAGTAATGGTGACACAGAGTGAGGCCTTAGGATTGATCAGGGAAGTGGCCAAGATGGGTGCCGTAAATAAGACTGGAATTGTGGCTGAGACCAAGGAAAGAGCCCTGGAAGGGACTGTGAGTATGGTCAAGTCTCAGTCTGAAGCCAGGCCTGGTAACATAGTTGATGCTAAGGGAAATCCTAATACCGTGTCCAGGGCAGAAGTTGGAGTGGACATGAGGTTCTGTGCACCATCTCAGGCTGTGACCAAGATCCAGGTTACCAACATGCTTGGTTCTGGGGTTGAGGTCAAGGGGAATCACAAAACCGGGTCTTGGGCAGAGTCTAGAGCAGACACAAGGGTTTCAGTCCAGCCTCAGATTATAGCTAAGACTGAGGCCGAGGCTATGCTTGGGGCAAAGGTTGATTCTGGGGGTAATACCAATGCCATGTGTAAGGCAAGGGCAGGAGCAGACATGAGAATTTCTACACAACCTCAGACTGTGGCCAAGAAACAGGCTGAGGCAGTGTTTGGTGCCAGGGTTGATGACAAGGGAAATACCAATGTCACATCTAAGGCAATGACTGGCGCTAACATGAGAGCTACTGCTCAAACTCAAGCTATAGCCAGTGCTCAGGCTAAGGCTATGCCTGATGCCAGGGTTAAAGGTAGAGGCAATTGCAATGCTATGTCGATAACAGGAGCCAGGGCAAACTTGAAGGCCAATTCCCAGGCTGAGGCCTTGCCTGATGCCAGGATTAAGACCAGAGACAATGCCAATGCCATGTCTAAGATGGGGGCTGGGACAGATGTTGAGCTCTGTACACAGCCTCAGACTCTGGCCACCGTCCAGGTTGATGCATTACCTGATGGCGGGATTAAGGCTAAAGGTAGTGCCCATACCATGTCTAAGGAAGGGCTTGGAACAGACACAAAGGCACAGTCTCAGGCTGCCACCAAGAGCCAGGTTGAGACCTTACCTGGTACTAGAGGTAAGGCTAGGAGAAAAGCCAAAAGCAAGTGTAAAGCAGGAGTTGggatagaaatgaaaatgtgtgtgCAACCTCAGGTTGGGACCAAGACCCAAGATGATGCTTTACCTGATTCCAGGGTTGATGGCGAGAGTGATCCTAGTGCCATTTCTAGGTCAGGGGCTAAGGCAGAACCAAAGACCTGTGGTCAGCCTCAGACTATGGCCAATTCCCAGGGTGAGGCCTTGCTTGGTGTCAAGAATAAGGTCAGGAGCAATCCTAATGCTATGCCTAAGTCAGGAACTGGGCCAGATGCAATGGGCTCTGCCCAGCTCCATGCTATGACCAATTTCCAGGTTGAAGCCTCACCTAATACTAAGAAAAATGTCAGGGTCAGTCCCAATGCTATGTCTAAGATAGGGACTGGGCCAGATTCAGTATGTTCTGCCCAGCCTAAAACCGATACAACAGGCTTTGCTCAGCCCCAGACTGAGGCCAGTTTCCAGGATGAAGCCTTGTCGGGTACTAAGAATAAGGTCAAGGACAATTCTAGTGTTTTGTCTAAGACAGGGGTTGGGCCAGATACAGTGGGCTCTGCCCAGCTCCAGGTTATGGCCAATGTCCAGGGTGAAGTCTTATCTGATACTAAGAATAAGGTCAAGGACAATCCCAATGCTGTGTCTAAGGCAGGGACTGGGCCAGATGCTATGTGTTCTGTCCAGGGTGAAACAGATACAACAAGCTCTGCTCAGCCCCAGGCTGTGGCCAATTCCCAAGGTGAAGCCCTGCCTGGTACTAAGAAGAAGGTCAGGGGCAAGTCCAATGCTGTGTCTaaggcaggggctgggccaggtACAGTGAACTCTGCCCAGCTCCAGGCTGTGGCAAATTCCCAGGGTGAAGTCGTGTCTGGTACTAAGAATAAGGCCAGGGGCAATCCCAGTGCTGTGTCTaaggcagaggccagggcagATTCAATGGGCTCTGCCCAGCCTCAAACAGATACAACAGACTCTGCCCAGTCCCTGGCCGTGGCCAATTCCCAGGGAAAAGCCTTGCCTAGAATCAAGAATAAGGTTAAGGGCAGGTCCGATGCTGTATCCAAGACAGGGGATAGGCCAGATACAGTGGGTTCTGCCCAGCTCCAGGCTGTGGCCAATTCCCAGGGTGAGGCCTTGTCTGGTAATAAGACCAAGGTCAGGGGAAATCCCAATGTTGTGTCTAAGACAGGGACTGGGTCAGATGCGATGTGTTCTGCCCAAGATGAAACAAATATAATAGGGTTTGCCCCGCCCCAGGCTGTGGCCGGTGCCCAGGGTGAAGTCTCATCTGGTACTAAGAACAAGGTCAGGGGCAATCCCAGTGCTCTGTCTAAGGCAGAAACCAGAGCAGATGCATTGGGCTCTTCTCAGCCTCAAACAGATACAACAGACTCTGCCCAGTCCCTGGCCATGGCCAATTCCCAGGGTGAAGCATTGAGCAGTATTAAGAATAAGGTTAGGTGCAATCCTAATGCTTTGTCTAAAGCAGGGACTGGGCCAGATACCGTGGGCTCTGCCCAACTCCACGCTGTGGCCACTTCCCAGTGTAAAGCCTTGCCTGGTATGAAGAATAAGGTCAGCAGCAATTCCAATGCTGTGTCTACAGTAGAGGCCAGGACAGATACAATAAGCTTTGCCCAGCTTCAGGTTGAGTCTAATTCCCAGGGTGAAGCCTTGCCTGGTACCAAGAGTAAGGTCCGATGCAATCTTAGTACTGTGTCTAAAGCAGATACTGGGCCAGATACAGTGGGCTCTGCCCAGCCACACACTGTGACCAATTTCCAGGGTGAAGCCTCGTCTGGTACTAAGAGTAAGGTCAGGGGTAATTCCAATGTCATATCTAAGGCAGAGGCCAGGGGAGATATAACAGGCTCTGCCTGGCCCAAGGCTTTGGCCACTTTCCAGGGTGAAGTTTTGCCTTGTACTGAGAATGTCAGGGGCAATCCCAGTACTGTGTCAAAGGCAGAGATTCAGACAGATACAATGGGTTCTTCCCAGCCTCAAACAGATACAACAGGCTCTGTGCAACCCCTGGCTGTGGCTAATTCCCAGCATGAAGTCCTAGCTGATACTAAGGGCAAGGTCAAGGGCAACCCCAGCGATGTGTCTAAAGCAGGGATTGGGCCAGATACAGTGGACTCTGCCCAGCCCCAGGCTGTGGCCAATTCCCAGGGTGAAGCCTTGCCTGGTGTCAAGAATAAGGTCAGAGGCAATCCCAATGCTATGTCTAAGGTAGAGGCCAGAGCAAATACAACAAGCTTTGCCCAGGCTCAAGCTGTGTCTGATTCTCAAGGTGAAACCTTGTCTGGTGCCAGGAATAAGGTCCAGGGTAATGCCAGTGCTGTGTCTAAGGCAGGCACTGGGCCAAATATAATGTGTTCCACTCAGCCTCAAACAGATATAACAGGCACTACCCAACCCCAAGCCATGTCTAATTCCCAAGGTGAAGTCTTGCTTGGTGCCAGAAATAAGGTCAGGGACAATCTCAATGCGGTTTTTAAGGTGGGGGCTGGGCAAGATACAGTAGGCTCTTTTTCACCCCAGGCTGTGGCCGTTTCTCAGAGTGAGGCCCTCCTTGGTGCCAGAAGTAAGATCAGGGGAAATGCCAATGCTGAGTCTAAGGTAGAGGCTGGGGCACATATGACAGCCTCTGGCCAGCCTCAATCTGTGGCTCATTCCCAGAGTAAGATCATGTCTGAGAAAAAGGACAAGGCTGTCCCCAAGTCTGAAGCAGAAGCCACAGGAGATGAGGCCTATGCAAAGCCCAAGGCTGAGACCATGGCCACTCCTGAGAGTGGGGGTGGGACAGGTACTCAGGCCTACAGAAAGACTCGGCCTAGGGTTCATGACTATTACTGGAGTGAGATTGGTATTGAGGATTGGATTGCTTCTGAGCGATGGATCAAATTTAGGTTTCAGGCCAGGGATGGATATTGGGAGAATAGCATGTCCTGGGCTGATGATGAGAATGAAGTCAGTATTGAGTCCTGGAGTGGGGCTGGTGATAAGTCTGATATGAGGTCCTGGGCTGGGGCTAAGGCTGTGAATGAAGTTGGTTTTCCATCCTGGGCTGCAGCTGGGAACCAGGCCTGCGGGGGGCTTTGGTTTGGGAGTCAGGCCACTGAAGAGTCCTGGGCTAGGAGCAAGGCCATTGGGGGTTCTTTGTTAGAGGCTGAGGACATGGCCATTGGAGGGTCTTGGGCTAGCACTGGGAACGAGACTATTGgggagccctgggctggaggtcAGGCTAGTGGGGTGTCCTGGACTGGGGAACATACCATTGGAGGGTCCTGGACTGGAGCTGAGGAACAGGCCAGTGGAAGGTCTCAGGATGGGGCTGGGATTCAGGCTAATGGAGGGTCCTGGGCTGAAGCTAGAGCTGGGAGTGTGGCTAGTATTGGGTACTGGCCTGGAGATACGGACCAGGCTAGTGCAGGGTACTGGGTTGGGACTGGTGATCTGTATGGTGAATCCAAGCCTAGATTTGAGGATCAGGCCAGTGAAAATGTGTCCTGGGCTGGAGCTGATGGCCAGTCCAGAGGAGGGTCTAGGCTGGGGCCTGAGGACCAGTCTGGTAAAAAGTCCTGGTCTGACACTGCAGACCAAGTCACTGGAGGTTCCAGGCTGAGGCCTGTGGACCAGTCTGGTGGTGGGTCCTGGGCTAGGACTGGGGAACAGGCCAAAAAAGGTTCTAGGCCAGGGTTAGTGGACCAGTCCAATGTTGAGTCCTGGGCTAGCACCGGGAATCAGGCCAGTGGAGGAGTCTGGGTTGGGACTATGGAACAGTCCAGTAGGGGGTCCTGGGCTGGGACTGGTGATCAGTCTGGTGGTGAGTCCAAGCCTAAATTTGAGGATCTGGCAAACGTAGAAGCATCTTTGGCTAGGGCTGGTAGCCAGGCTGGTGGAGGGCCTATGTTGGGGCCTGAGGACCAGTCCAGTGGAAGATCCTGGGCTGACTCTAGGGACCAAGCCAATGGAGGGATCTGGGCTGTACCTGGGGATCAGGCTGATGGTGGGACAAAGCCTAGATTTGAAGAGCAGGCAAGTGGAAGAGGGTCTTGGACTGATAATGAGGGCCAGGCTGGAGGAGGGCCTAAGCTAGGTCCCAAGGACCAGTCCATTGGAGATTCCCATCCTGGCACTAGGGACCAGGCCAGTGAAGAATGTAGGCTAGGGCCTGAGGATCAGTCCAATGGATGGTTCTGTGCTTGCAGTGAGAGTCAGGCCAATGCAAGAGGATcctggggtggggctggtggCCAGGCTGTTGGAGGATCTAGACTAGGGCACATGAACCCATCCGGTGGTGGGTCCTGGGCTGATAGTGGGAGTCAGGTCAGTGGAAGTTCTtgggctggggctggagatcAGGCTAGTAGCTGTCCCAAACCTGGAATTGAGGATCAAGCCAGTGGTGGAGGGTTCTGGTCTGGGGCTGAGGACCAGGCTGTTGGAGGGTCTAATCCAGGGCCTACAAACCAGTCTAGTGGTGGGTCCTGGTCTGGCACTGGGAGTCAGGCCAGTGGAAGGTCCTGGGCTAGGGCTGGGGATCAGGCTGATAGCTGTTTCAAATCTGGATTTCAAGACGCAGCCAGTGGAGAAGGCTCCCAGGCTGGCACTGGGGGTCAGGCTAGTGGAAAAACTTGGGCTGGGTCTAAGACTGGTAACGAGGCCAGTAGAGGGTCTAGGCTGGGGCCTGAGAACCAGGCAAGTGGAGGGCCCTGGGCTAGGACTGGTGACCACCAGGCCAGTGTAAGACCCCAGATCAGTGCTGACATGGAGGCCAATGAAAGATCCTGGTTTGGGACTGGGAGTGAAACTAGTACAGAGTCCTGGttcaggagaggggaagaggctgGGATTGTGTCCAAACCTGGAGGTAAAAATGAGGCCAGTATTGAATCCAGATCAGGGGCTGAAGAAAAGGCCATCATTAGTTCCAGATTTGGGGCTGAGAATAAGGTCAATATTGGGTCCTGGATCAGATCTGAAGAGGCGGCCTGTATGGATTCCTGtgtgggggctggggctgaggctggggctgggacagAGGTCAGGAAGGAGTCTTGGCTCTGGGATGGAGATGCAGCCACTACAGGGTCTAGGCTTGGGGCTGAGGAAGAGCCTTGCATGGGGTCCTGGACTGTGGATGAGGATGTAGATGAGGATGAGCTAAGTAGAGCATCCAGCCCTGATATTGAGGAAATCAGTTTAAGGTCTTTGTTTTGGGCTGAGAGTGAGAAGAGTAATGAGTACAGATCCAAGAGGGAGAGGAATGGCAGTTTTGAGTGTGGAGCTGGAGATAAGGTCAGCACCAAGAATAAGCTTGAGGCACCAACTACTGGTGGAGTTGATGAAAGGTCTTGGTTCTGGAATGGTAATGAAAACAGAAGTGAGGGCAAATCTGCACCTAAGACTAAAGCCAAAAAGTCAGCCGAGTCAAGAGGCACATACCCATCCATGGTCCCTGGGGCGGGAATGGGGTCATGGGCAGGAGCCATGATCTGGACAGAAATGAAATTTCCACACCCAGATGAGCCCTGCTTCCCACCTGAAGATGAGCTCAGAAAGCAGATGAGGTGTGAGGAGAAAACTCAGCCCTGTACCTGTCGCTGTAAACGTGAAGCTAATATGGATCCACGAGAGCTTGAAAAACTCATTTGCATGATTGAGATGACTGAAGATCCTTCTATTCATGAAATAGCCAATAATGCACTTTATAACAGTCCCGAATATCCATTTTCCCATGAAGTTATTCGTAATGCAGGTAGAATCTCAATTATTGAAAGTTTGCTCAATAATCCCTATCCCAGTGTTAGGCAGAAGGCTTTAAATGCACTGAATAACATCTCAGTGGCTGCAGAAAATCATAGGAAGGTAAAGACATACTTAAACCAAGTATGTGAAGACACGGTCACCTATCCCTTGAATTCAAATGTACAGCTAGCTGGACTAAGACTGATAAAACATTTGACTATTATTAGTGAGTATCAGCATATGGTTACaaattatatttcagaatttcttcGTTTGTTAACTGTGGGAAGTGGAGAAACTAAAGACCATATTTTGGGAATGCTTTTGAATTTCTCTAAAAATCCATCCATGACAAAAGATTTGCTCATTGCCAATGCACCCACATCACTGATTAATATCTTTAacaagaaagagacaaaagagaaTATTCTTAATGCTCTTTcactatttgaaaatataaattaccactttaaaagaagagcaaaagtATTTACCCAGGACAAGTTCAGTAAAAATTCCCTTTATTTCATATTCCAAAGACCTAAAGCATGTGCCAAGAAACTTCGAGTCCTAGCAGCAGAATACAGTGACCCTGAGGTGAAAGAAAGAGTTGAGCTATTATTAAGTAAACTCTGA